The following proteins are co-located in the Vidua macroura isolate BioBank_ID:100142 chromosome 1, ASM2450914v1, whole genome shotgun sequence genome:
- the LOC128805826 gene encoding kinesin-like protein KIF13A — protein MSDTKVKVAVRVRPMNKRELDLNTKCIVEMEGNQTVLHPPPSNAKQGER, from the exons atGTCGGACACCAAGGTGAAAGTTGCCGTCAGGGTCCGGCCCATGAACAAGAGAG AGCTGGACCTGAATACCAAGTGCATCGTGGAGATGGAAGGGAACCAGACTGTGCTTCACCCGCCGCCTTCCAACGCCAAGCAAGGAGAAAGGTAA